A portion of the Burkholderia sp. GAS332 genome contains these proteins:
- a CDS encoding cytochrome bo3 quinol oxidase subunit 4: protein MDHSETAHLAHSGESHGSIGSYTMGFILSVILTAAAFGLVLNGTLTGENALLAIAGLAFVQIVVHLVFFLHMNTSSAQRWNVMAFGFTVLTAVILIVGSLWIMHNVSMHMMSR from the coding sequence ATGGACCATAGCGAAACCGCACACTTGGCGCACTCGGGTGAGAGTCACGGCAGCATCGGCAGCTATACGATGGGTTTCATTCTCTCCGTCATCCTGACTGCCGCGGCGTTCGGTCTCGTCCTCAACGGGACGCTGACCGGCGAGAACGCATTGCTCGCGATCGCGGGTCTTGCGTTCGTGCAGATCGTCGTGCACCTGGTTTTCTTCCTGCACATGAATACGTCGTCGGCACAGCGTTGGAACGTTATGGCGTTCGGCTTTACGGTGCTGACGGCCGTGATTCTGATCGTCGGGTCATTGTGGATCATGCATAACGTCAGTATGCACATGATGTCGCGATAG
- a CDS encoding cytochrome bo3 quinol oxidase subunit 3 — translation MSNNTLAAGLHHHDAHHADHPPSHSVFGFWLYLMTDCIIFASLFAVFAAMQHQFAGGPTGKDLFEIPGVALETSMLLLSSITYGFAMLGAHKNKKGVLLFWLGVTFLLGLAFLVLEMREFSHLIAQGAGPSRSAFLSSFFTLVGTHGLHVTCGLIWMAVLAVQVMRHRDLTERDMIRLTCLSLFWHFLDVVWIGVFTFVYLASVI, via the coding sequence ATGTCAAACAACACTCTTGCGGCGGGCTTGCATCATCACGATGCGCATCATGCCGATCACCCGCCGTCGCATTCGGTATTCGGCTTCTGGCTGTACCTGATGACAGACTGCATCATCTTCGCGTCGCTGTTTGCGGTGTTCGCGGCGATGCAGCACCAGTTCGCGGGTGGTCCGACCGGGAAGGATCTGTTCGAGATTCCGGGCGTCGCGCTCGAAACGTCCATGCTGCTGCTGAGCAGTATCACGTACGGCTTCGCGATGCTGGGCGCGCATAAGAACAAGAAGGGCGTGCTGCTTTTCTGGCTCGGCGTGACGTTCCTGCTGGGTCTTGCGTTTCTCGTGCTGGAAATGCGCGAGTTCTCGCACCTGATCGCACAGGGTGCGGGCCCGAGCCGTAGCGCGTTCCTGTCATCGTTCTTTACGCTGGTCGGCACGCACGGTTTGCACGTGACGTGCGGCCTGATCTGGATGGCGGTGCTTGCCGTGCAGGTGATGCGTCATCGCGATCTGACCGAACGCGACATGATTCGCCTGACGTGCCTGAGCCTTTTCTGGCACTTTCTGGACGTCGTGTGGATCGGCGTCTTCACCTTTGTCTATCTTGCGAGCGTGATCTAA
- a CDS encoding cytochrome bo3 quinol oxidase subunit 1 apoprotein — MFGKLSLDSIPYHEPIIMVTAAGIALGGALVLGLITYFGKWRYLWTEWLTSVDHKKLGVMYIVVALIMLFRGFADAIMMRTQLALSYNAPGFLPPHHYDQIFTAHGVIMIFFMAMAFMVGLMNLIVPLQIGARDVAFPFLNSLSFWMTAISAILINISLVIGEFAQTGWLAYPPLSELQFSPGVGVDYYLWSLQLSGIGTLLTGVNFFVTIVKMRAPGMTFMKMPVFTWTALCTNVLIMAAFPILTVTLALLGLDRYLGMHFFTNDGGGNAMLYLNLIWAWGHPEVYILILPAFGIFSEVVATFAKKPLFGYKTMVWATCAIMVLSFLVWLHHFFTMGSGADVNAFFGIATMVIAIPTGVKVFNWLFTIYKGRLQFTTPILWTLGFMVTFTIGGMTGVMMAIPGADFVLHNSLFLIAHFHNVIIGGVLFGYLAGFNYWFPKAFGFKLNEKWGKASFWFWQIGFWVAFTPLYVLGFMGMTRRLNHYDNPDWHPWLIFAWVGAVLIAIGIACQVLQLVVSIRDRNLPQNRDVTGDPWDGHTLEWATSSPPASYNFAIIPDVRELDAFAEMKLRKNRPKPVYRDIHMPSNTSAGLVVAMFSLVLGFAAVWHIWWLAIVGLVGSIGTVIIYSFQKNEGFYIPAATVAAIEQQRSGAGAQVAIEEKRASADAQVALEVD; from the coding sequence ATGTTCGGAAAACTCTCACTAGACTCGATTCCGTACCACGAGCCGATCATCATGGTGACGGCTGCCGGGATCGCCCTCGGCGGTGCGCTCGTTCTGGGTCTGATCACCTATTTTGGCAAGTGGCGCTACCTGTGGACCGAATGGCTCACATCGGTCGATCACAAGAAGCTGGGCGTGATGTACATCGTGGTTGCGCTGATCATGCTGTTCCGCGGCTTTGCGGACGCGATCATGATGCGTACCCAGCTAGCGCTGTCGTATAACGCGCCAGGCTTCTTGCCGCCGCATCATTACGACCAGATTTTTACCGCGCACGGCGTCATCATGATTTTCTTCATGGCGATGGCGTTCATGGTCGGCCTGATGAACCTCATCGTGCCGTTGCAGATCGGTGCCCGCGATGTTGCGTTCCCGTTCCTCAACTCATTGAGCTTCTGGATGACCGCGATCAGTGCGATCCTGATCAACATCTCGCTGGTGATCGGTGAATTCGCGCAAACGGGCTGGCTGGCTTATCCGCCACTGTCCGAATTGCAGTTCAGTCCAGGTGTCGGGGTCGATTATTACCTGTGGAGTCTGCAGCTCTCCGGTATCGGCACGTTGCTGACCGGCGTGAACTTCTTCGTGACCATCGTCAAGATGCGCGCACCGGGCATGACGTTCATGAAGATGCCCGTGTTCACGTGGACCGCGCTGTGCACGAACGTGCTGATCATGGCCGCGTTCCCGATTCTGACCGTCACGCTCGCGTTGCTCGGTCTGGACCGCTACCTTGGCATGCACTTCTTCACCAACGACGGCGGCGGTAACGCCATGCTGTACCTGAACCTGATCTGGGCATGGGGTCACCCTGAGGTGTACATCCTGATCCTGCCGGCGTTCGGTATCTTCTCGGAAGTCGTGGCGACGTTCGCCAAGAAGCCGCTGTTCGGCTACAAGACGATGGTGTGGGCAACCTGCGCGATCATGGTGCTTTCGTTCCTCGTGTGGCTGCACCACTTCTTCACGATGGGTTCGGGCGCTGACGTCAACGCGTTCTTCGGTATCGCGACGATGGTCATTGCTATTCCGACCGGCGTGAAAGTGTTCAACTGGCTGTTCACGATCTACAAGGGCCGTCTGCAGTTCACGACGCCGATCCTGTGGACCCTCGGCTTCATGGTCACCTTCACGATCGGCGGTATGACCGGCGTGATGATGGCGATTCCGGGCGCGGACTTCGTGCTGCACAACAGCCTGTTCCTGATCGCTCACTTCCACAACGTGATTATTGGTGGCGTGCTGTTCGGCTACCTGGCTGGTTTCAACTACTGGTTCCCGAAGGCGTTTGGCTTCAAGCTGAATGAGAAGTGGGGCAAGGCGTCGTTCTGGTTCTGGCAGATCGGTTTCTGGGTTGCGTTCACGCCGCTGTACGTGCTGGGCTTCATGGGCATGACGCGTCGTCTGAATCACTATGACAATCCGGATTGGCATCCGTGGCTGATCTTCGCGTGGGTCGGTGCTGTGCTGATCGCCATCGGAATCGCTTGCCAGGTGCTGCAACTGGTCGTCAGCATCCGCGACCGCAACCTGCCGCAAAACCGCGACGTGACGGGCGATCCGTGGGACGGTCACACGCTGGAATGGGCAACGAGCTCGCCGCCGGCGTCGTACAACTTCGCGATCATTCCGGACGTGCGTGAACTGGACGCATTTGCTGAAATGAAGTTGCGCAAGAATCGGCCGAAGCCGGTGTATCGCGACATTCACATGCCGTCGAACACGTCCGCGGGTCTGGTTGTGGCGATGTTCTCGCTGGTGCTGGGTTTTGCCGCTGTGTGGCACATCTGGTGGCTCGCGATTGTTGGTCTGGTCGGCTCGATCGGTACTGTGATCATTTACAGCTTCCAGAAGAACGAAGGCTTTTACATCCCGGCCGCCACGGTAGCGGCGATTGAACAACAACGCTCCGGCGCCGGTGCGCAGGTCGCGATTGAAGAAAAACGCGCCAGCGCCGATGCGCAGGTCGCGTTGGAGGTGGATTGA
- a CDS encoding cytochrome bo3 quinol oxidase subunit 2: MKGKTLRGSISFLSAGLMLLLSGCSNLDVLNPKGSVGLAERELIATSTWAMLIVVVPVIALTLLFAWRYRASNKNAEYRPGWVHSTGIEIAIWTIPTLIILFLAVLTWKSTHELDPYKPLESQVKPINVEVVALDWKWLFIYPDLGIASVNQLAFPVGTPVNFVITSDTVMNSFFIPQLGGQIYAMAGMQTRLHLIADEAGNYAGTAANFSGKGFSDMKFRALATSPEEFNAWVAKVRASSDRLDMDRYHVVSAPTEKEPVRYFSSVDPKLFHNIIARYNNGNVLDNMKDANCAPKGKG; the protein is encoded by the coding sequence ATGAAAGGAAAGACTCTACGAGGGTCGATAAGTTTCCTGTCCGCCGGCCTCATGTTGCTGCTCTCGGGTTGCAGCAATCTCGATGTTTTGAATCCGAAGGGGAGTGTGGGTCTGGCTGAACGTGAGCTGATTGCCACGTCGACCTGGGCCATGCTGATCGTGGTCGTTCCGGTTATCGCGCTCACGCTGCTGTTCGCATGGCGCTATCGCGCGTCGAACAAGAATGCCGAATACCGTCCGGGCTGGGTGCATTCGACCGGTATCGAAATCGCCATCTGGACGATTCCGACGCTGATCATCCTGTTCCTCGCCGTGCTGACGTGGAAGAGCACACACGAGCTCGATCCGTATAAGCCACTCGAGTCGCAGGTGAAGCCGATTAACGTCGAAGTCGTCGCACTCGACTGGAAATGGCTCTTCATCTATCCCGACCTCGGCATTGCCTCGGTGAACCAGTTGGCGTTCCCGGTCGGCACGCCGGTGAACTTCGTCATCACGTCCGACACGGTGATGAACTCGTTCTTCATTCCGCAACTCGGCGGCCAGATCTACGCAATGGCGGGTATGCAAACGCGTCTGCATCTGATCGCTGACGAAGCAGGCAACTACGCCGGCACTGCGGCGAATTTCAGCGGCAAGGGTTTCTCGGACATGAAGTTCCGTGCACTCGCTACGTCGCCTGAAGAGTTCAATGCGTGGGTCGCCAAGGTACGCGCCTCGTCCGACCGCCTCGACATGGACCGCTACCACGTGGTGTCGGCGCCTACCGAGAAGGAACCGGTGCGGTACTTCTCGTCGGTCGATCCGAAGCTCTTTCACAACATCATTGCCCGATACAACAACGGTAACGTCCTCGACAACATGAAAGACGCTAACTGTGCGCCAAAGGGTAAGGGGTAA